A genomic stretch from Corynebacterium kutscheri includes:
- a CDS encoding RelA/SpoT family protein, which produces MTQDNRPARQQSSVRSMSARLARSLTGNRVKINPVLEPLLSIHREFHPRADAQLLERAYETAERLHDGVYRKSGDPYITHPLAVATIAAEIGMDTTTLVASLLHDTVEDTDYSLADLTDDFGEEVARLVDGVTKLDKVALGAAAEAETIRKMIVAMAQDPRVLVIKVADRLHNMRTMRFLPPEKQAKKARQTLEVIAPLAHRLGMASVKWELEDLSFAILYPKKYQEVVRLVADRAPSRDRYLKEITGQLNAAFKENHIPAEVMGRPKHYWSIYQKMIVRGKDFDEIFDLVGIRVLVDAVNNCYAAIGVVHSLFSAMPGRFKDYISSPKFGVYQSLHTTVMGDVGKPIEVQVRTHEMHYNAEFGIAAHWRYKETKGSHKGEQSEVDQMAWMRQLLDWQKEAADPNEFLDSLRYDLTSKQIFVFTPKGDVVNLPADATPIDFAYAVHTEVGHRCIGAKINGKLVALESTLKSGDRVEIFTSKDQNAGPSRDWQDFVVSPRAKAKIRQWFAKERREEYLEAGRDALAAEVQRGGLPMHRLFNAQSMKEVATQLHYPDVDALYAAIGAGSVTARHVAHRLMAAFGNIEDAEDTLVARTPFSELVTSKQKVSDSSGILVEGSPDVMAKLAKCCMPVPGDKIFGFVTRGGGVSVHRVDCTNAEKLQEETARLINVSWASEDKTTVFAATLQLEALDRSGLLMELTRVVNEQRVQVIAMNSHSSDDHVATVRFTFTVSDTKQLGSLMTQLRNTEGVFDVYRVTAGG; this is translated from the coding sequence ATGACACAGGATAACCGCCCCGCGCGTCAGCAGTCTTCTGTGCGAAGCATGTCAGCGCGGCTTGCACGCAGTTTGACCGGTAATAGGGTCAAAATTAACCCAGTTTTGGAGCCGTTGTTAAGTATCCACCGAGAGTTTCATCCTCGTGCAGATGCTCAATTGCTAGAACGTGCCTATGAAACCGCAGAGCGTCTACATGATGGTGTGTATCGCAAATCTGGTGATCCATATATCACCCACCCATTAGCTGTAGCGACGATTGCTGCCGAAATTGGTATGGATACCACCACTTTGGTCGCTTCTTTACTACACGATACGGTTGAAGACACAGATTATTCCTTAGCTGATCTCACTGATGATTTCGGTGAGGAAGTTGCTCGACTAGTCGATGGTGTAACCAAGCTTGATAAGGTGGCACTAGGCGCTGCAGCAGAAGCTGAGACAATCCGTAAAATGATTGTTGCTATGGCGCAAGACCCACGTGTGTTGGTAATCAAGGTCGCTGACCGGTTACACAATATGCGTACCATGCGGTTCTTGCCGCCGGAAAAACAAGCGAAAAAAGCGCGCCAAACTCTCGAAGTAATTGCGCCACTGGCACATCGGTTGGGAATGGCCAGTGTGAAATGGGAACTTGAAGATCTTTCTTTTGCAATTCTGTATCCCAAAAAATACCAAGAAGTTGTACGCCTAGTGGCTGACCGAGCTCCTTCAAGAGATCGTTACCTTAAAGAGATTACCGGTCAACTTAACGCAGCTTTTAAAGAAAATCATATCCCAGCAGAGGTTATGGGACGACCAAAACATTATTGGTCTATTTACCAGAAGATGATTGTGCGAGGTAAAGACTTCGATGAGATCTTTGATCTGGTGGGAATTCGGGTTTTAGTCGATGCAGTGAACAATTGCTATGCGGCCATTGGTGTCGTACACTCGTTGTTCTCTGCAATGCCAGGGCGCTTTAAAGATTATATTTCTTCCCCGAAATTTGGTGTTTATCAATCCCTGCATACTACGGTTATGGGCGATGTGGGTAAACCTATTGAAGTACAAGTGCGTACCCATGAAATGCATTACAATGCAGAATTTGGTATCGCTGCCCACTGGCGATATAAGGAAACTAAAGGTAGCCATAAAGGCGAACAATCTGAAGTAGATCAGATGGCCTGGATGCGTCAATTATTGGATTGGCAAAAAGAAGCTGCTGATCCCAATGAGTTCCTTGATAGTTTGCGCTATGACCTAACAAGTAAGCAGATTTTCGTGTTCACTCCTAAAGGCGATGTGGTAAATCTGCCGGCAGATGCTACTCCAATTGATTTTGCTTATGCAGTACATACTGAGGTGGGGCATAGGTGCATTGGTGCAAAAATCAATGGCAAATTGGTTGCTTTGGAGTCAACGCTTAAATCTGGCGACAGAGTAGAGATTTTTACCTCAAAGGATCAAAACGCTGGCCCTAGTCGGGATTGGCAAGACTTTGTAGTCTCTCCTAGGGCAAAAGCAAAAATTAGACAGTGGTTTGCTAAAGAGCGTCGAGAAGAATATTTAGAGGCCGGTCGGGATGCTTTAGCTGCTGAGGTACAGCGCGGTGGGCTACCAATGCATCGATTGTTTAATGCTCAGTCGATGAAGGAAGTAGCCACTCAGCTGCATTATCCAGATGTTGACGCTCTTTATGCCGCGATTGGTGCAGGCAGCGTTACTGCTAGACATGTGGCACACCGTCTTATGGCGGCATTTGGAAATATCGAAGATGCCGAAGACACGTTGGTTGCACGCACTCCGTTTAGCGAACTGGTGACCTCAAAGCAAAAGGTATCGGATTCCTCCGGAATTTTGGTTGAGGGAAGCCCTGATGTGATGGCTAAGCTGGCCAAGTGTTGTATGCCAGTTCCTGGGGATAAGATTTTTGGTTTCGTTACTCGCGGTGGCGGAGTATCTGTGCACCGAGTTGATTGTACGAATGCGGAAAAACTTCAGGAAGAAACTGCCCGGCTGATAAATGTTTCCTGGGCTTCAGAAGACAAAACGACGGTTTTTGCCGCCACTTTGCAATTAGAAGCCTTAGACCGAAGCGGCTTATTGATGGAGCTTACTAGAGTTGTCAATGAGCAACGAGTTCAGGTGATCGCCATGAATTCGCATTCTTCTGATGATCATGTGGCAACAGTGCGTTTTACTTTCACTGTTTCTGATACTAAACAATTGGGAAGTTTAATGACTCAATTACGCAATACGGAAGGCGTTTTTGATGTTTACCGGGTAACCGCTGGGGGCTAA
- a CDS encoding adenine phosphoribosyltransferase, with product MIQDLTLTPAQQALKEKTRLVPDFPVPGVLFEDLTPVLADADSFKLLVDELTLAAEKMGADMVGGLDARGFLLGSAVAYKLGAGILAIRKKGKLPPPVHTQEYALEYGSAALELPASSLDIQGKKIVLVDDVLATGGTLVAAKSLIQRCGAEVVGFAVVLEVPGLGGRDRLAGTELFVVNE from the coding sequence ATGATTCAAGATCTTACACTTACCCCTGCTCAGCAAGCTTTAAAAGAAAAAACTCGACTTGTTCCCGATTTCCCTGTCCCGGGAGTCCTTTTCGAGGATCTCACTCCCGTTCTTGCAGATGCTGATTCCTTTAAATTGCTTGTTGATGAGTTAACTCTCGCGGCTGAAAAAATGGGGGCAGATATGGTTGGCGGCTTAGATGCTCGGGGCTTTTTATTAGGCTCAGCTGTTGCTTATAAATTGGGTGCTGGTATTTTGGCTATTCGTAAAAAAGGTAAGTTGCCTCCGCCAGTACATACTCAGGAATACGCGTTAGAATATGGCAGCGCAGCCCTCGAGCTACCAGCAAGCTCATTAGACATTCAAGGCAAAAAGATTGTGCTTGTCGACGATGTTTTAGCAACTGGGGGCACCTTGGTCGCTGCGAAATCTTTGATTCAGCGTTGTGGCGCAGAAGTTGTAGGTTTTGCTGTGGTTTTGGAAGTTCCTGGTTTAGGCGGGCGTGATCGGTTGGCCGGAACTGAGCTTTTCGTCGTTAATGAGTAA